The Dehalococcoidia bacterium genome includes a region encoding these proteins:
- the ligA gene encoding NAD-dependent DNA ligase LigA has protein sequence MHTTSQLQQRIHQLREQINHHNQLYYVLDSPQISDAEYDQLLRELETLEGEHPELVTPDSPTQRVGAEPVAAFGVVEHPVPLLSLAKAFEADEMKAWHTRISRLLEGEPMDFVCELKMDGLAVSLTYIDGLLVTGATRGDGYRGENITQNLKTVRSIPIRLPADAPRQLEVRGEVFLSKPAFAKINKERAEADQPLFANPRNAAAGSVRQLDPRITARRPLDIFIYGLGYAEGQPIPKTHWETMQYLKSLGFKINPLNALFHDIPSVEAFCQRWVEKREKLPYDADGVVVKVNSLDQQNRLGIVGRDPRWAIAFKFPATQATTRLLDIGINVGRTGSINPYAILEPVSVGGAVVRRSTLHNEEDIHRKDIRIGDTVIVQRAGEVVPEVVAPVVGKRTGEEKVFEMPSHCPTCGSGLVKTEGEVMARCPNAACPAQVLELLKHFVSRGAMDIDGMGEKLATALFNAGLVKDMADIYYLDMEKLLGLDRMGEKVTSHVLDSIEKSKSRPFTRIIFALGIRYIGSETADLLARAFQNIEKLAEASLDDLLAVPGIGPKAAESVTTFFAQETNRRIIEKLQTAGVKLEAEAKEIREMPLSGQEFVVTGKLEAMSRTEAEAKVREMGGGVGSSVTKKTTYLVVGADPGSKLDKAKALGTNILSEEEFLRLIST, from the coding sequence TCTATTACGTGCTCGATAGCCCCCAGATCAGCGACGCCGAGTACGACCAGTTGCTGCGGGAGCTCGAAACCCTGGAAGGGGAGCACCCGGAACTGGTCACGCCGGATTCGCCCACCCAGCGGGTGGGCGCCGAACCCGTGGCAGCGTTCGGTGTGGTGGAACATCCCGTCCCGCTGCTGAGTCTGGCCAAGGCTTTTGAAGCCGATGAGATGAAAGCCTGGCACACTCGCATCTCGCGTCTGCTGGAAGGCGAGCCGATGGACTTCGTCTGCGAGCTGAAAATGGACGGCCTGGCGGTATCTTTGACCTATATCGATGGTCTTCTGGTTACCGGAGCCACCCGGGGCGATGGCTACCGCGGCGAGAATATCACTCAGAATCTGAAAACCGTCCGCAGCATCCCAATTCGCCTCCCGGCCGATGCGCCGCGCCAGCTGGAAGTCCGGGGAGAGGTGTTCCTCTCCAAACCAGCGTTCGCTAAAATCAACAAAGAAAGGGCCGAGGCCGATCAGCCGCTCTTTGCCAACCCTCGAAATGCCGCCGCCGGTTCGGTACGGCAGCTCGATCCCCGGATCACTGCCCGGCGTCCTCTGGATATCTTCATCTACGGCCTGGGCTATGCCGAGGGGCAACCGATCCCCAAAACCCACTGGGAGACCATGCAATACCTGAAGTCACTGGGATTCAAGATCAATCCTCTCAATGCCCTCTTCCACGACATTCCCAGCGTGGAAGCCTTTTGCCAGCGATGGGTGGAAAAGCGGGAGAAGCTGCCCTACGATGCCGATGGCGTGGTGGTGAAGGTCAACTCCTTGGATCAGCAGAATCGGCTGGGCATTGTGGGGCGCGACCCGCGCTGGGCTATCGCCTTCAAGTTTCCGGCCACTCAGGCCACCACCAGACTTCTGGATATCGGCATCAACGTGGGGCGCACCGGAAGCATCAATCCTTATGCCATCCTGGAGCCGGTGTCCGTCGGAGGGGCGGTGGTGAGACGGTCCACACTCCACAATGAGGAGGATATCCACCGCAAGGATATTCGGATCGGGGATACGGTGATTGTGCAGCGCGCGGGAGAGGTGGTCCCGGAAGTGGTTGCGCCGGTGGTCGGCAAACGAACCGGTGAGGAGAAGGTGTTTGAAATGCCTTCCCACTGCCCCACCTGTGGCTCCGGTCTGGTAAAAACAGAGGGAGAGGTGATGGCCCGCTGCCCCAATGCGGCTTGTCCGGCGCAGGTTCTCGAACTGCTGAAGCACTTTGTATCTCGCGGGGCAATGGATATCGACGGTATGGGCGAAAAGCTGGCCACCGCTCTCTTCAATGCCGGATTAGTCAAAGATATGGCCGATATCTATTATCTCGACATGGAGAAGCTTCTTGGCCTGGATCGAATGGGGGAAAAGGTCACCTCCCACGTGCTCGACTCCATCGAGAAGAGCAAGAGCAGACCGTTCACACGTATCATCTTTGCGCTGGGCATCCGGTACATCGGATCAGAGACGGCCGATCTTCTGGCTAGGGCATTCCAAAATATCGAAAAGCTGGCTGAAGCCTCGCTGGACGACTTGCTGGCCGTGCCGGGAATCGGCCCCAAGGCAGCCGAGAGCGTCACCACTTTCTTTGCCCAGGAAACCAACCGCCGGATCATCGAAAAACTCCAAACGGCTGGAGTGAAGCTGGAAGCCGAGGCCAAAGAGATTCGGGAGATGCCGCTTTCCGGTCAGGAATTCGTGGTCACCGGCAAGCTGGAAGCGATGTCCAGAACCGAAGCGGAGGCGAAGGTTCGGGAGATGGGCGGCGGAGTGGGAAGCTCAGTGACCAAAAAGACCACTTATCTGGTGGTGGGCGCCGACCCCGGCTCCAAGCTGGATAAGGCTAAGGCGCTGGGGACAAATATTCTGAGCGAGGAAGAGTTCCTCCGGTTGATCAGCACTTAA
- a CDS encoding class I SAM-dependent RNA methyltransferase, which produces MDNIALIATSTFGLERVVRNEVEALGFGKVKVSDGRIEFEATPNDIPKANLWLRCADRVLLKMGEFEALTFEELFEGTKALPWERWITEDGEFTVNGKAVNSTLGSIRACQAIVKKAVVERLKEKYHTEWFKETGPKFTIQISMLKDIALLTIDTSGAGLHKRGYRDEAVEAPLKETLAAGLVLLSFWDKDRILIDPMCGSGTIPIEAAMIARNIAPGLRREFASERWPEIDASAWTEARRSAHDAINSNRKLQIFGYDIDGKSIESCKINALNAGVKENIVFEQRAVKDLMIDKQYGIVISNPPYGIRMADFREINEVYISLNKIFRKKRGWSVYILTADEMFPNYFKRSPPDRVRKLYNGRIKVDYYQYYGERPRQHQAPLKTEPVPEEGSLPAD; this is translated from the coding sequence ATGGATAACATCGCACTGATTGCCACCTCAACCTTCGGGCTGGAGAGAGTGGTCAGAAATGAAGTGGAAGCCCTGGGATTTGGAAAGGTGAAGGTCTCGGATGGAAGGATCGAGTTCGAAGCAACGCCTAACGATATCCCAAAAGCCAACTTGTGGCTCAGATGCGCCGATAGAGTGCTCCTTAAAATGGGCGAATTCGAAGCCCTTACCTTTGAGGAACTTTTTGAAGGAACCAAGGCGCTGCCGTGGGAGAGATGGATCACTGAAGACGGCGAATTCACCGTCAACGGCAAGGCGGTAAACTCCACCCTGGGCAGCATCCGGGCATGCCAGGCAATCGTCAAAAAAGCCGTGGTCGAAAGGCTGAAGGAAAAGTACCACACGGAATGGTTCAAGGAAACAGGGCCGAAATTCACCATACAGATATCGATGCTGAAGGATATCGCCCTTCTGACCATCGATACTTCCGGGGCAGGGCTCCACAAAAGGGGCTACAGGGACGAAGCCGTGGAGGCTCCGCTGAAAGAGACGCTGGCGGCTGGGCTGGTCCTGCTCAGTTTCTGGGATAAGGATAGAATCCTGATCGATCCGATGTGCGGTTCCGGGACGATCCCGATCGAAGCAGCCATGATCGCCCGGAATATAGCGCCGGGACTAAGGCGAGAATTTGCTTCCGAGCGCTGGCCGGAAATCGATGCCAGCGCCTGGACCGAAGCAAGACGCTCCGCACACGATGCCATTAACTCCAATCGCAAACTCCAGATATTCGGTTATGATATCGACGGGAAGAGTATCGAATCCTGTAAAATCAATGCCCTGAATGCCGGTGTCAAGGAGAACATTGTTTTTGAACAGAGGGCCGTAAAAGACCTAATGATCGATAAACAGTATGGAATCGTTATCTCGAACCCTCCTTATGGAATCCGAATGGCGGATTTCCGGGAAATTAATGAAGTCTATATCTCCCTTAACAAGATATTCAGAAAGAAACGCGGGTGGTCGGTATATATATTGACCGCCGACGAGATGTTCCCCAATTACTTCAAACGCTCGCCGCCCGATAGGGTCAGGAAGCTCTATAACGGCAGAATAAAGGTGGACTATTATCAGTATTATGGGGAAAGACCCCGTCAGCACCAGGCCCCCCTGAAAACCGAGCCAGTTCCGGAGGAAGGCTCGCTTCCGGCAGATTAG
- a CDS encoding MaoC/PaaZ C-terminal domain-containing protein, translating to MNHKRYYEDIKLGEMYRSGTYHLSEQAIIDFARQWDPQQVHIDPEFAAQTKFGNVFASATHLVSITTKLSNSAWGSIALSAGLGWDKVRFISPGLPGANLYSEAEVISKRESGSNPDAGIVTWAMRLFNQHDEPVIAYEAIGLIEKYHKQ from the coding sequence ATGAATCACAAACGATATTATGAAGATATCAAGCTTGGCGAGATGTACCGATCCGGAACGTATCACCTCAGCGAGCAAGCGATCATTGATTTTGCCCGGCAATGGGACCCGCAGCAGGTCCATATCGATCCGGAGTTCGCAGCGCAAACCAAATTCGGCAACGTATTTGCCAGTGCAACTCATCTTGTGAGCATCACGACCAAGCTCTCTAACAGCGCTTGGGGAAGCATCGCCCTGAGTGCTGGCCTGGGATGGGATAAGGTCCGATTTATATCTCCCGGATTGCCGGGTGCCAATCTCTACTCGGAAGCCGAAGTAATCTCAAAACGAGAGTCCGGATCTAATCCAGATGCCGGTATCGTCACATGGGCAATGAGGTTGTTCAACCAACACGATGAACCTGTGATTGCTTATGAGGCCATTGGACTGATCGAAAAATATCACAAACAATAG
- a CDS encoding YcxB family protein — MKIELNFQVTKEDYLRFLMYSSGESSLQRGRRKRNRIIVTILLGAISAIGFSSGIIALGGTFSALTVLAYILHPRFTKWWYEKRYSKFINKTYREKIGKEAIFRLEEDGIYESGAGTEGKIEFSAVRSIVELENHFLIRLKQSASIILPKERLNKKILRRFIQEVSRRTGLPITDHTARRWS; from the coding sequence ATGAAAATAGAACTGAACTTTCAAGTTACCAAGGAAGATTACCTGAGATTTCTCATGTATTCATCCGGAGAGTCTTCACTGCAAAGAGGACGCCGGAAGAGAAACAGGATAATTGTCACCATTCTTCTCGGCGCCATCTCTGCAATCGGCTTTTCTTCAGGGATCATAGCACTCGGCGGGACTTTTTCTGCCTTGACCGTCCTTGCGTATATCCTCCACCCACGATTCACAAAGTGGTGGTATGAAAAACGGTATAGCAAGTTCATAAACAAAACTTATAGAGAGAAGATCGGGAAGGAAGCGATATTCAGACTTGAGGAAGATGGTATCTATGAGAGCGGTGCAGGCACCGAGGGGAAAATCGAATTCTCTGCCGTGCGTTCGATAGTCGAACTGGAAAACCATTTCTTAATTCGCTTGAAACAGTCAGCATCCATCATTTTGCCAAAAGAAAGACTGAATAAGAAGATACTGCGACGTTTTATTCAAGAGGTATCGAGACGAACAGGTCTTCCGATAACAGATCACACAGCAAGACGATGGAGTTGA
- a CDS encoding helix-turn-helix transcriptional regulator, with amino-acid sequence MNSENLLSRETEIHVIVRDSVYVPRGRPRLTPAEGKIFALLPAMSNKQIAAHLGISEQTVKNHVGAILERLGAGDRTQAVAIGLATGMLTLSVKYTPQEEG; translated from the coding sequence ATGAACAGCGAGAATCTTCTATCCAGAGAGACAGAAATCCACGTCATAGTCCGAGACAGCGTGTATGTTCCGAGGGGAAGACCCCGGCTAACCCCGGCAGAGGGGAAGATATTTGCGTTGCTACCAGCAATGAGCAATAAGCAGATTGCAGCTCATTTAGGAATCAGCGAACAGACGGTCAAAAACCATGTGGGGGCCATACTGGAGCGATTGGGAGCCGGGGACCGCACTCAGGCCGTTGCAATAGGGCTCGCCACAGGGATGCTAACGCTATCGGTCAAGTACACACCACAGGAAGAAGGCTGA